A section of the Clostridium sp. TW13 genome encodes:
- a CDS encoding type II secretion system F family protein, which produces MIDYNSIIFIASNLGLFLKSGIGIAQALDELKQEIISKKYQKSLQNIKESISNGNTIYESFYAYKSLYPPVFLMFINIGEYTGKLDKILIILAEYYKKTQNERKRLISSLIYPISVSISIIIFILMYIIFLLPNMEQMYIGMGKPITGVLEILIGFSKYINNNFEFALILLITAPLIICLFFKFPTVKDFKAKIKSKLKIVNLKSELFFIRMLYLISASGISLNSGIQKMLEIEGEIQREDIENFYFYITEGNSISDSIKKSFKFSRITSSLIAIGESTGSMEEKLLNIIDNLEERYYSTLSRYVNLVQPILLLLLGIVVAGLAALVYGSLYGGLA; this is translated from the coding sequence TTGATTGATTATAACAGCATAATATTTATTGCTAGTAATTTGGGTTTGTTTTTAAAAAGTGGAATTGGTATAGCACAAGCTTTAGATGAACTGAAGCAAGAGATAATAAGCAAAAAATATCAAAAGAGTTTGCAAAACATTAAAGAATCTATTTCAAATGGGAATACTATATATGAATCTTTTTATGCATATAAAAGTTTGTATCCACCTGTATTTTTGATGTTCATAAATATAGGTGAGTACACTGGAAAGTTAGATAAGATATTAATTATATTAGCAGAGTATTATAAAAAAACTCAAAATGAAAGAAAAAGGTTAATTAGTTCATTAATATATCCTATAAGTGTATCCATATCTATAATCATATTCATTTTAATGTATATCATATTTTTATTGCCTAATATGGAACAGATGTATATTGGTATGGGGAAGCCTATAACCGGTGTGTTGGAAATATTAATAGGATTCAGCAAGTATATAAACAACAATTTTGAATTTGCACTAATATTATTAATTACAGCACCATTAATTATTTGTCTATTTTTTAAATTTCCTACAGTAAAAGATTTTAAGGCAAAGATTAAATCAAAACTTAAAATAGTAAATTTGAAGAGTGAATTATTTTTTATTAGGATGCTATATTTAATATCTGCTAGCGGTATATCATTAAATTCTGGTATACAAAAAATGCTAGAGATTGAAGGGGAGATTCAGAGAGAAGATATTGAGAATTTTTATTTTTATATAACAGAAGGAAACAGTATCAGTGATTCAATTAAAAAGTCATTCAAGTTTTCAAGAATAACTTCTTCATTAATTGCTATAGGCGAATCTACAGGGAGTATGGAAGAAAAGTTATTAAATATTATAGATAACCTAGAAGAACGATATTATTCTACATTATCAAGATATGTAAATTTAGTGCAACCTATATTGCTATTACTTCTTGGTATAGTGGTAGCTGGCTTGGCTGCATTAGTATATGGATCGTTATACGGAGGGCTAGCTTAG
- a CDS encoding type II secretion system protein, translated as MRKGYTLIELVVVLGVICIICSIATVSIKALKKIENDINRQVTIQEVQDMLTYAKLYCANNKVTGNIYANAKTGEYRFFSCKKTRRRNHVKGDMKIIGIYESSDNSITINANGEAYAGAILLADKSGKVTRISIRVGFFYDEIKNK; from the coding sequence GTGCGTAAAGGGTATACTTTGATAGAGCTAGTAGTTGTACTAGGAGTTATATGTATCATATGTTCCATCGCTACTGTATCCATAAAAGCATTAAAAAAGATTGAAAATGATATTAATAGGCAGGTTACTATACAAGAAGTTCAAGATATGTTGACTTATGCAAAACTATACTGTGCAAATAATAAGGTAACTGGAAACATATATGCTAATGCTAAAACAGGAGAATATAGATTTTTTTCTTGTAAAAAAACTAGAAGAAGAAATCATGTAAAGGGAGATATGAAGATAATAGGAATATATGAGTCTAGTGATAACTCTATTACAATTAATGCAAATGGAGAAGCATATGCAGGGGCTATTTTGTTAGCAGATAAAAGTGGAAAGGTAACGAGAATAAGTATAAGAGTAGGATTTTTTTATGATGAAATTAAAAACAAATAA
- a CDS encoding ComGF family competence protein has product MKKVKGIALIELIIGLGVSAMLLTATLLVMNKSIKNAYTQLQASYKEEKLYRIMNTILYHIGDKSSNNKIYVSDNKLINYDKSKEKTKILYKNVFGLRLDLNGTTQTILNDVQQFNCKQKGNIIYILIKLNSGEEIRECIRA; this is encoded by the coding sequence ATGAAAAAGGTTAAAGGAATTGCATTGATAGAGTTGATTATAGGTTTAGGCGTATCTGCTATGTTGTTAACTGCAACGCTGTTGGTAATGAATAAATCAATCAAAAATGCATATACACAATTACAGGCATCATATAAAGAGGAAAAACTGTATAGAATTATGAATACTATACTTTATCATATTGGTGATAAAAGTAGTAATAATAAGATATATGTTTCTGATAATAAATTAATAAATTATGATAAATCAAAAGAAAAAACTAAAATTTTGTACAAAAATGTTTTTGGTTTGAGGTTAGATTTAAATGGAACAACTCAAACTATATTGAATGATGTGCAGCAATTTAACTGTAAGCAGAAAGGGAATATTATATATATTTTGATAAAACTAAATTCAGGAGAGGAAATTAGAGAATGTATAAGAGCGTAA
- the efp gene encoding elongation factor P, translated as MISAGDIRKGTTFELDGQVYTVVEFLHVKPGKGAAFVRTKLRNVIAGGVTERTFNPTAKFQEAVIERKEMQYLYSDGELYYFMDQETFEQIPLNFEKVEEAIKFLKENMLAVIKFYKGEAFSVEAPNFVELLITESEPGVKGNTATNVTKPATVETGAVVNVPVFVNEGDTIRIDTRTGEYMERV; from the coding sequence ATGATATCAGCAGGAGATATAAGAAAAGGTACAACTTTTGAATTAGATGGACAAGTGTATACAGTAGTAGAATTTTTACATGTTAAACCAGGTAAGGGAGCAGCTTTCGTTAGAACAAAGCTTAGAAATGTTATAGCTGGTGGAGTTACAGAAAGAACTTTCAACCCAACAGCAAAGTTCCAAGAAGCTGTTATAGAAAGAAAAGAAATGCAATATCTATATTCAGATGGTGAATTATACTATTTCATGGATCAAGAAACTTTCGAACAAATTCCTTTAAACTTTGAAAAAGTTGAAGAAGCTATAAAGTTCTTAAAAGAAAATATGTTAGCTGTAATTAAATTCTATAAAGGCGAAGCATTCTCAGTAGAAGCTCCAAATTTTGTTGAATTATTAATAACTGAATCAGAACCAGGAGTTAAAGGAAATACAGCAACAAATGTTACTAAACCAGCTACAGTAGAAACTGGAGCAGTAGTTAACGTACCAGTATTCGTAAATGAAGGGGATACAATCAGAATAGATACTAGAACTGGAGAATACATGGAAAGAGTATAG